The proteins below are encoded in one region of Salmo salar chromosome ssa02, Ssal_v3.1, whole genome shotgun sequence:
- the LOC106573048 gene encoding protein LRATD2, whose translation MGNQVDKLTHLSYDNVPTADPNGFDTEDELGPRIGVSYIFSADDDEQEERIDGPDKDQNEEEKQYDNCDELECVVYYRDESVYEKNLKLSDMSTYSTENLLNKCIPGDLVEFVATGQYPHWVVYVGDFQVVHLHRAEIKNNFLTDASQGKRGRIVNGLYKFIALPPEVVVQNAMQQVGRRDRELYWRNSECFAAWCRFGKREFKIGGELRIGKQPYRLKMLFSEKKSHVLEFQSIDDLIMEKRRNDQIGRDAVTQELANHLNSTDAEMKDDFHQSVN comes from the coding sequence ATGGGTAACCAGGTTGACAAACTGACACATCTGAGTTATGACAATGTTCCGACCGCAGATCCGAACGGCTTTGACACGGAGGATGAGCTGGGGCCCCGGATCGGTGTGTCTTATATCTTCTCCGCAGACGACGACGAACAAGAGGAACGTATTGACGGACCGGACAAGGACCAGAACGAGGAAGAGAAGCAATACGATAACTGCGACGAGCTGGAGTGTGTTGTGTACTACCGGGACGAATCTGTGTACGAGAAAAATCTCAAACTATCTGACATGAGCACGTATTCGACAGAGAATCTTTTGAACAAGTGCATACCGGGGGATTTGGTGGAGTTCGTGGCTACGGGCCAGTACCCTCACTGGGTTGTGTACGTGGGCGACTTTCAGGTCGTTCACCTGCACCGGGCTGAAATAAAGAATAATTTCCTGACAGATGCCAGTCAGGGAAAGAGAGGCAGGATAGTAAACGGGCTGTATAAATTCATTGCTCTGCCTCCGGAGGTGGTGGTGCAGAACGCCATGCAGCAGGTCGGAAGgcgagacagagagctgtactggaGAAACTCTGAGTGTTTTGCTGCGTGGTGCCGGTTCGGCAAGAGGGAATTCAAGATAGGAGGAGAACTCCGGATCGGAAAGCAGCCCTACAGGTTAAAAATGCTGTTTTCTGAAAAGAAAAGTCACGTCCTTGAATTTCAGAGTATTGACGACTTGATCATGGAGAAGAGGCGAAATGATCAGATCGGCAGAGATGCGGTGACGCAAGAGTTAGCGAACCATCTCAACTCAACTGATGCGGAAATGAAGGACGACTTTCATCAGAGTGTAAACTGA